Proteins encoded within one genomic window of Hermetia illucens chromosome 2, iHerIll2.2.curated.20191125, whole genome shotgun sequence:
- the LOC119649461 gene encoding enhancer of split m4 protein: MSFLRREYKFDNSTLISNDSGKVSPVRRLRKVLKPILKIVKRKSCTRKTLAEILDNNYNSSLEEIRSEASSEELDQNDANEMLEEQLLNKLSGQRQRCVPVHYVRTEIGTFFWTSTQMSS, encoded by the coding sequence ATGTCGTTCTTACGTCGTGAATACAAATTCGATAACTCCACTTTGATTTCAAACGATAGTGGAAAAGTATCTCCAGTTCGAAGACTTCGCAAAGTCCTCAAACCCATTTTGAAAATCGTGAAAAGGAAATCCTGCACGCGGAAAACTCTTGCCGAAATTTTGGACAACAACTACAACTCGTCTTTGGAGGAGATCCGTAGTGAAgcatcttccgaagaattggaCCAGAATGACGCCAACGAGATGCTGGAGGAGCAGTTGCTCAACAAGTTATCGGGCCAGCGTCAACGTTGCGTTCCAGTGCATTATGTCCGTACGGAAATCGGAACATTCTTCTGGACCTCAACACAGATGAGCAGTTAA